A stretch of the Plodia interpunctella isolate USDA-ARS_2022_Savannah chromosome Z, ilPloInte3.2, whole genome shotgun sequence genome encodes the following:
- the Not1 gene encoding CCR4-NOT transcription complex subunit 1 isoform X3 codes for MTTADDMTAAMMDNSLAEIIRDIGYPFTASIEECKNNMLNFGAREPTAMDVARIISMMVRYHATIPDGPQIQTPGNFWMSHEAKKEPITHGHGETWNAEVFVQTLKELASNLNWKEVILQLDHPEFVVPDRQALSLLFTILRLGLQSAGYPANIFPVDYLCRRWTNLEGQMSLISNIIKHPDIFCFADHPFHPVSIDLLKSPPEADNKEIATWRCLYLVELLLYAAERGFYMQVHELFKFPLQHCPDILLIVLLQIPPPLTVFRQELLTMLIPIFLGNHTNSGIILHHAWHTQNPNIKPVIMHAMAEWYIRGESDQSKLSRILDVAQDLKALSLLLNVQSFPFVIDLACLASRREYLKLDKWLTDKIRDHGETFVSAMVKFLQRRCPQVLGKPEDQLPKAAQLPNETIATMSACLQLCIQNVQPELQEAIYNVIANCQTLLLSKRQSIAGITRPHTRVLETPFNPAGLGGQLFTPHVESITNLTTNVANMNLAAPANTAFAMPGTLGPLVTTPGSPSRLMGAGPNSPFAMMPLQHTNVANMSTLARMAPAPAMDKPRMPDPLHFPEIMHSVTKEIEDEANGYFQRIYNHPPHPTLSIDEVLDMLKKFQDSPNKREREVFSCMLRNLFEEYKFFPQYPDKELHITAQLFGGIIEKGLVPTYVSLGLALRFVLDALRKPEGSKMYYFGIAALDRFKSRLKDYHKYCEHVRAIPHFSEFPPHLIEYIEYGLQNQEPPTKPQGPVLPSSLAAVLNQSAVVTVSAPYRAVVCAHSSISAISKVTNAAGGMGSRPSIANATNIDTLLTATDREEKISSPPEAIQDKTAFIFNNLSQLNLQTKCEELKEIITEEYYPWLSQYLVMKRASIELNFHALYSNFLDVLKIRDINKMVTKETYRNIKVLLRSDKGIANFSDRSLLKNLGHWLGMLTLARNLPILHVDIDLKALVLEAYHKGQQELLYVVPFVAKVLESCAKSVVFKPPNPWTMALMNVLAELHQEPDLKLNLKFEIEVLCKNLSLDISDLKPVIYLKDPEKVRLIEFQLSQPKNKEAATAMPVTQTALVPTPQIQYSIPPQAALPTEELTATAPTPTGGLVTNDPNLMGVIGLPEPRFSYLDVNVSSTSAFGQKICFNPHIILFQNYPHLKQFVKPAIERSIQEWIHPVVDRSIKYALTTCEQVIRKDFALDPDEVRMRTCAHHMMRNLTAGMAMITCREQIISTISTNLKTAFITALLPATPQQEIVESAAAVLATENMELACAFIQKTAVEKALPELDKRLMNDYDLRKLARQDGRRYFDPVVLTYQTERIPERVRLRVSGPSDMQIAVYEEFACNIPGFMPVRDAGMFIPKQASQDQIPQLTFSQVMNPTQVYGADEMTALISAAEMFLANSVGVASLTVQAANMHSLLECLFLARRNRDIVSGCTLLQKAVEGLLDGHIVQPGASSDHVEMMTRYRDIHLRVLKLLEDARVYGHLWTTKQITCCLTECRDDLRYNIEAIDCLIRNHLINLHQYDIALAHMMETGNNYMAVAFAMQLVQLYLVDDRNNMYVNESDLYHTTEMLFRIMTHSRQPPPEGLATLLEMLRVNQDPSAYLGERSPLGPTAHIHSGIMSVRARDYDDPPGLQDKTENLLREWRNVLLSPLTEIEIAQNFNLYVHRMNMNGILKSDDMITRFFRIATQKCIENVYQLLNDDRVNPPPTPVKKEKYYSMCDSFIKLVSLLIKNTADSGNPTPKLNLLNKILGIIAGWLLTDHEEHGSNFQQLPYHRLLLVLFLDMNMAEPVLETINYQVLTAFCHTLRIIRPNNASGFCYAWLELVAHRAFINRVLAVTPQQKVIMGWGMYSTLLIDLFKYLDPFLRNTELAAPVMMLYKGTLKVLLVLLHDFPEFLCDYHYGFCDEIPPNCIQMRNLILSAFPRNMRLPDPFTPNLKVDLLAEISLPPRAVINYATILPSSQFKKDLDAYLKARAPVTFLSELRSNMQVLNDPGRRYNSQLMNAVVLYVGTQAIAHIRSKGQTPNMSTIAHSAHMDIFQNFTVDFDFEGRYLFLNAIANQLRYPNSHTHYFSCCLLYLFAEANSEAVQEQITRMLLERLIVNRPHPWGLLVTFIELIKNPIYKFWTHEFVHCAPEIKKLFESVARSCISDKTGAGGGEREIGE; via the exons ATGACAACAGCTGACGACATGACAGCAGCAATGATGGACAATTCCCTTGCGGAGATCATTCGAGACATCGGATACCCTTTCACTGCATCGATCGAGGAATGCAAAAACAACATGCTCAACTTCGGCGCCAGGGAGCCCACGGCCATGGACGTCGCCAGAATTATATCCATGATGGTCAGATACCACGCCACCATACCGGATGGCCCGCAGATACAAACACCTGGAAACTTCTGGATGAGTCATGAGGCCAAGAAGGAACCTATCACACATGGACACGGCGAGACGTGGAACGCCGAAGTTTTTGTGCAAACCCTCAAAGAATTAGCTTCCAATCTTAACTGGAAGGAGGTGATCCTACAACTTGACCACCCAGAGTTTGTAGTACCAGACAGACAAGCACTGAGCTTGTTATTCACCATTTTGCGACTAGGCTTGCAAAGCGCTGGATACCCAGCTAACATATTTCCAGTGGACTACCTATGCCGTCGCTGGACAAATCTAGAAGGACAGATGAGTCTGATCAGCAACATTATAAAGCATCCCGACATCTTCTGCTTTGCTGATCACCCGTTCCATCCGGTGTCGATAGACTTGCTGAAGTCTCCCCCTGAAGCGGACAATAAAGAGATAGCCACATGGCGATGTTTGTACTTAGTGGAACTCCTCCTGTATGCAGCAGAACGCGGTTTCTATATGCAAGTGCATGAGCTCTTCAAATTCCCTCTGCAGCATTGCCCTGACATCCTACTGATTGTCCTACTACAGATACCGCCACCTTTGACAGTTTTCAGACAGGAATTGCTAACAATGCTCATACCGATTTTCTTGGGCAACCACACCAACTCTGGGATCATTCTTCACCACGCATGGCACACACAGAACCCCAACATCAAGCCGGTGATCATGCATGCAATGGCCGAATGGTACATACGCGGCGAAAGTGACCAGTCGAAACTGTCCAGGATACTGGATGTCGCTCAAGATTTGAAAGCGCTATCTTTGCTACTGAACGTACAATCATTCCCGTTCGTTATCGATCTGGCCTGCTTGGCCTCACGACGGGAGTATCTCAAACTCGACAAATGGCTGACAGACAAGATCAGAGACCACGGAGAGACCTTCGTTTCTGCTATGGTGAAGTTTCTCCAAAGGAGATGCCCGCAGGTGCTGGGGAAGCCGGAAGACCAGCTGCCCAAGGCCGCGCAGCTCCCCAACGAGACGATCGCCACTATGTCGGCATGCCTTCAACTGTGCATTCAAAATGTCCAACCGGAATTACAAGAAGCTATCTACAACGTAATCGCTAACTGCCAAACTCTGTTGCTGAGCAAGCGACAAAGCATTGCCGGTATAACGCGTCCCCACACGAGGGTATTAGAAACACCTTTCAACCCGGCTGGTTTAGGAGGGCAGTTATTCACTCCGCATGTTGAGTCGATTACCAATTTGACAACCAACGTGGCAAACATGAACTTAGCCGCTCCGGCGAACACCGCGTTCGCTATGCCCGGGACCTTAGGTCCTCTGGTTACCACTCCTGGATCTCCATCGCGTCTCATGGGCGCCGGGCCCAACAGCCCATTCGCAATGATGCCTTTACAACATACTAACGTAGCCAACATGAGTACATTAGCCAGAATGGCCCCAGCACCAGCTATGGATAAACCTCGAATGCCAGACCCTCTGCACTTCCCCGAGATAATGCACAGTGTCACGAAAGAGATCGAGGACGAAGCGAACGGATATTTCCAGCGGATATACAACCACCCTCCGCATCCGACGCTTTCCATCGACGAGGTCCTGGACATGCTGAAGAAGTTCCAAGACTCTCCTAACAAGCGGGAGCGGGAAGTGTTCTCATGCATGCTGCGAAATCTCTTTGAGGAGTACAAATTCTTCCCGCAGTATCCCGACAAAGAGTTGCATATAACAGCCCAATTATTCGGTGGCATTATTGAGAAGGGATTGGTCCCAACGTATGTGTCCTTAGGCCTAGCCCTGAGGTTTGTTCTTGACGCTCTTCGGAAACCAGAAGGATCTAAGATGTATTACTTTGGGATCGCTGCTTTGGACCGGTTCAAATCGCGTCTGAAGGACTACCACAAGTATTGCGAACACGTGAGGGCGATTCCACACTTTAGCGAGTTCCCGCCGCATCTGATTGAGTATATCGAGTACGGCTTGCAGAATCAAGAGCCGCCCACTAAGCCGCAAGGGCCGGTGCTGCCGAGCAGCTTGGCGGCCGTGTTAAACCAGAGTGCTGTTGTCACTGTTTCAGCCCCCTACAG gGCCGTCGTGTGCGCACACTCGTCCATATCAGCTATATCGAAAGTGACGAACGCCGCTGGAGGCATGGGCAGTCGGCCTTCCATCGCAAACGCTACCAACATCGACACTTTGCTCACTGCCACCGACCGGGAGGAAAAGATCAGCTCCCCACCCGAGGCTATCCAAGACAAAACAGCCTTCATTTTCAATAACCTCAGTCAGCTAAATCTCCAGACGAAATGCGAAGAGCTCAAGGAAATAATCACTGAAGAATACTACCCATGGCTATCACAATACCTCGTCATGAAGAGAGCCTCCATTGAACTCAACTTCCACGCTCTGTATTCCAATTTCCTTGACGTTCTAAAAATACgagacataaataaaatggtcaCTAAAGAAACCTATCGCAACATCAAAGTGCTTTTGCGCTCTGACAAAGGCATTGCCAACTTTTCTGATCGTTCTCTGCTAAAGAATCTAGGTCACTGGCTTGGTATGCTGACTTTAGCTCGCAATTTACCAATCCTACACGTTGACATCGATCTCAAAGCGTTGGTGCTCGAGGCTTACCACAAAGGTCAACAAGAACTGCTTTACGTTGTTCCATTCGTCGCAAAAGTGTTGGAATCTTGTGCTAAGAGCGTCGTATTCAAACCGCCTAATCCTTGGACGATGGCGCTTATGAATGTGCTTGCGGAGTTACACCAAGAACCGGATTTGAAGCTGAACTTGAAGTTCGAAATTGAAGTGTTATGTAAAAATCTAAGCCTAGACATTTCCGACCTCAAGCCGGTAATTTATCTGAAAGATCCGGAGAAAGTGCGCCTGATTGAGTTTCAGTTGTCGCAGCCGAAGAACAAAGAAGCTGCGACTGCGATGCCCGTGACTCAAACAGCGCTGGTCCCAACCCCGCAAATCCAGTACAGCATTCCACCACAAGCAGCTTTGCCGACGGAAGAATTAACCGCAACAGCTCCGACCCCAACTGGAGGCCTCGTCACCAACGATCCCAATTTAATGGGAGTCATAGGGCTTCCAGAGCCTCGTTTCAGTTATCTCGACGTGAACGTGTCTTCAACATCAGCATTTGGACAGAAGATATGCTTCAATCCGCACATCATTCTGTTCCAAAACTATCCGCATTTGAAGCAGTTTGTCAAGCCCGCGATCGAGAGATCGATTCAGGAATGGATTCACCCGGTAGTAGATAGGTCGATAAAATATGCATTGACGACTTGCGAGCAGGTCATCAGGAAGGACTTTGCTCTAGATCCAGATGAGGTTAGGATGAGGACTTGCGCCCACCACATGATGCGAAACCTGACGGCCGGCATGGCAATGATCACGTGCCGCGAACAGATCATCAGCACCATCAGCACAAACCTCAAGACTGCATTTATCACTGCTCTGCTACCCGCCACCCCACAACAG GAAATCGTGGAAAGCGCCGCAGCGGTTCTCGCAACTGAAAACATGGAGCTCGCGTGCGCTTTCATACAGAAGACTGCAGTTGAGAAAGCGTTGCCGGAACTCGACAAGCGGCTCATGAACGACTACGACCTACGTAAACTGGCGCGCCAAGATGGCCGCCGCTATTTCGACCCAGTCGTGCTGACTTATCAGACCGAACGCATTCCCGAACGAGTACGATTGCGCGTTAGTGGACCTTCGGACATGCAGATAGCTGTTTACGAAGAATTCGCATGCAACATTCCAGGATTCATGCCCGTGAGAGACGCTGGGATGTTCATCCCGAAGCAGGCCTCCCAAGACCAGATCCCACAGCTGACCTTCAGCCAAGTAATGAACCCCACCCAGGTTTACGGGGCTGATGAGATGACAGCTTTGATCAGCGCAGCGGAGATGTTCTTAGCGAATTCGGTCGGAGTTGCCTCGTTGACCGTCCAAGCGGCCAATATGCACTCGCTTTTGGAATGCTTGTTCCTAGCTAGAAGGAACAGGGATATCGTATCTGGATGCACTCTGCTGCAAAAA GCTGTGGAAGGACTACTAGATGGGCACATTGTCCAGCCCGGAGCGAGCAGTGACCATGTGGAAATGATGACTCGTTACCGTGACATCCACCTCAGAGTGCTCAAGCTCCTCGAAGATGCCCGGGTCTATGGCCATCTGTGGACCACGAAGCAGATCACATGCTGCCTCACTGAGTGCCGGGACGATCTCCGATACAACATTGAAGCTATCGACTGCCTGATCAGGAACCATCTGATCAATCTTCACCAA TACGACATTGCGCTCGCGCACATGATGGAGACAGGGAACAACTACATGGCCGTGGCTTTCGCCATGCAACTGGTGCAACTGTACCTCGTTGACGATCGAAACAACATGTATGTGAACGAGTCTGACCTGTACCACACGACAGAAATGCTGTTCCGGATCATGACTCACTCGAGACAACCCCCGCCGGAAGGGTTGGCAACCCTATTGGAAATGTTGAGGGTCAATCAGGACCCTAGCGCCTATTTGGGTGAACGTTCGCCCCTTGGACCCACAGCGCATATTCATTCCGGAATCATGTCCGTGCGG GCCCGCGACTACGACGACCCACCCGGCCTCCAAGATAAGACAGAAAACCTCCTACGCGAATGGCGAAACGTATTGCTTTCGCCTCTGACCGAAATCGAAATCGCACAGAATTTCAACCTCTACGTTCATAGGATGAATATGAACGGTATACTGAAATCGGATGACATGATCACGCGTTTCTTTAGAATTGCCACACAGAAGTGCATTGAGAATGTTTATCAGCTACTGAATGATGATAGGGTGAATCCTCCGCCGACCCCGGTGAAGAAAGAGAAATATTACTCCATGTGCGATTCGTTTATTAAACTGGTGTCGTTGCTTATCAAGAATACCGCGGACAGTGGGAACCCTACGCCGAAACTGAACCTACTGAATAAG ATCTTGGGCATTATCGCCGGTTGGTTGCTGACCGACCATGAAGAGCATGGCAGCAACTTCCAGCAGCTCCCGTATCACCGCCTTCTTCTGGTGCTGTTCCTAGACATGAACATGGCGGAGCCGGTTCTCGAAACTATCAATTATCAG GTTCTTACGGCGTTTTGCCACACCCTCCGCATAATCAGGCCTAACAACGCATCAGGCTTTTGTTACGCATGGCTAGAACTGGTGGCCCATAGGGCTTTCATAAACCGAGTTCTAGCCGTGACGCCGCAGCAAAAGGTAATAATG GGCTGGGGAATGTACTCCACTTTACTCATCGACCTGTTCAAGTACCTGGACCCGTTCCTGCGTAACACTGAACTAGCCGCTCCCGTCATGATGCTGTACAAGGGCACCCTGAAAGTGCTCTTGGTACTTCTCCACGACTTCCCCGAGTTCCTTTGCGATTACCATTACGGCTTTTGCGACGAAATACCACCCAATTGTATCCAGATGAGAAACCTCATCCTGTCGGCATTCCCGAGGAACATGAGGCTTCCTGACCCGTTTACTCCCAACCTGAAGGTGGACTTACTGGCGGAGATCTCATTGCCGCCGCGCGCGGTGATAAACTACGCGACGATCCTACCGTCGTCTCAGTTCAAGAAAGATCTAGACGCGTATCTGAAGGCGCGTGCGCCGGTAACGTTCCTTTCAGAATTGAGGAGCAACATGCAG GTGCTAAATGATCCCGGTCGCAGATACAACAGCCAGCTAATGAACGCTGTGGTGCTTTACGTGGGCACTCAGGCGATCGCCCACATTCGCTCGAAGGGCCAGACGCCCAACATGTCCACCATAGCCCACTCGGCACACATGGACATCTTCCAGAACTTCACCGTCGACTTCGACTTCGAGGGAAG ATACCTATTCCTGAACGCAATCGCGAACCAACTGCGCTACCCTAACAGCCACACGCACTACTTCTCCTGCTGCCTACTGTACCTGTTCGCGGAAGCGAACTCTGAAGCGGTACAGGAACAAATCACTAGGATGCTACTCGAGCGGTTGATAGTCAACCGACCGCACCCTTGGGGTTTGCTCGTCACGTTCATCGAACTTATCAAGAATCCGATTTACAAGTTCTGGACACATGAGTTTGTGCATTGCGCACCTGAGATTAAGAA ATTATTCGAGTCCGTGGCGCGTTCGTGCATCTCCGACAAGACGGGTGCGGGAGGGGGAGAAAGGGAGATAGGGGAGTAG